A genomic window from Ferviditalea candida includes:
- a CDS encoding ABC transporter permease, protein MNLVRRLRNPVLFKELRMRMRSKRSPWAISLYLLVLGGIALAFIYLQTGLDSYFNPNRSREIFMMLSLFQLAMVAFVTPGLTAGVISGERERQTLNILQTTNLSATKLILGKWLASLSFMIFLVLASIPLYSIVFLFGGISPVQLLQVFSFYLVTMLSCGAAGVFFSTVFKRTGVSTVVTYAVIFGYTAGSGIFATLATSFFMRGLYQSGGGIPNPGVPFWSHFLHSVNPLFAMLDIFDQGPLRSMYGVSGQHAPQIDSYWLFSLFFGSLTVILLLWSIYLVRPVKPRLFRK, encoded by the coding sequence ATGAATCTTGTCCGACGCTTGAGAAATCCCGTCTTATTCAAAGAACTTCGCATGCGCATGCGCTCCAAGCGTTCTCCGTGGGCGATCAGCCTCTATCTGCTGGTGCTGGGGGGAATTGCGCTGGCCTTTATTTATCTGCAGACCGGTTTGGACAGCTATTTCAATCCCAACCGCTCGCGGGAAATTTTCATGATGTTATCCCTCTTTCAGCTTGCCATGGTGGCCTTCGTGACACCGGGCTTAACCGCCGGGGTGATCAGCGGTGAGCGCGAGAGACAGACCTTGAACATTCTGCAGACAACGAATCTGTCAGCGACCAAGCTCATTTTGGGAAAATGGCTGGCTTCCTTGAGCTTTATGATTTTTCTCGTATTGGCCTCTATTCCGCTTTACAGTATCGTTTTTCTGTTTGGCGGAATATCTCCCGTTCAGCTGCTTCAAGTATTCAGCTTTTATTTGGTTACGATGTTATCCTGCGGAGCGGCTGGAGTTTTCTTTTCCACTGTATTCAAGCGGACGGGCGTGTCTACGGTGGTGACCTATGCCGTGATTTTCGGATATACGGCCGGATCGGGGATTTTTGCGACTTTGGCCACCAGCTTTTTCATGCGCGGGCTTTACCAATCGGGGGGCGGGATTCCAAATCCGGGCGTTCCTTTTTGGTCGCATTTTTTGCATAGTGTCAATCCGCTGTTTGCGATGCTGGACATTTTTGATCAAGGGCCTTTGCGGAGCATGTACGGTGTTTCCGGACAGCACGCGCCGCAGATTGATTCCTATTGGTTGTTCAGTCTGTTTTTCGGATCATTGACGGTCATCCTGCTTCTCTGGTCGATCTATCTCGTTCGCCCCGTAAAGCCTCGGTTGTTCCGCAAATAA
- a CDS encoding ABC transporter ATP-binding protein, with translation MIRIENLRKKYGKMEALKGLDLEIEKGTVFGFVGPNGAGKSTTMSILATLLEPTGGKAYVGGYDVVKHPKPVRKLLGYMPDFFGVYDHLRVDEYLDFYGEAYDIPAAERKMIIPQLLELVNLSHKTGAYVDSLSRGMKQRLGLARCLVHNPEVLILDEPASGLDPRARIELREILKELRNMGKTIIISSHILPELAEMCDVIGIIEGGELIACGNVEQIYKQMQGHKVLKIRLSDRAEELAAKLEALPVIDQVRVEGQIVTAGFAGTEEEQAALLVDLIQSGFPLLSFAEGEGNLEEIFLEITKGVGS, from the coding sequence ATGATCCGAATTGAAAATCTGCGCAAAAAGTATGGCAAAATGGAAGCTCTCAAGGGACTCGATTTGGAGATTGAGAAAGGTACGGTATTCGGTTTTGTGGGCCCCAACGGAGCGGGGAAATCGACGACGATGTCGATTCTTGCCACGCTGCTGGAGCCGACCGGCGGGAAGGCGTATGTGGGCGGCTACGATGTCGTGAAGCATCCGAAGCCGGTTCGCAAGCTGCTCGGCTATATGCCGGACTTTTTTGGGGTGTATGATCATCTTCGGGTTGACGAGTATCTCGATTTTTATGGGGAAGCCTATGATATCCCCGCCGCGGAGCGAAAGATGATCATTCCCCAGCTGTTGGAGCTGGTGAATCTCAGCCACAAAACCGGCGCCTATGTCGATTCGCTGTCGCGCGGGATGAAGCAGCGTCTGGGCTTGGCGCGCTGTCTGGTCCATAACCCGGAGGTGCTGATCCTCGACGAGCCGGCATCCGGACTGGACCCCCGTGCGAGAATCGAGCTGCGGGAGATTCTCAAGGAGCTGCGCAATATGGGCAAAACCATTATCATCAGCTCCCATATCCTGCCCGAGTTGGCGGAGATGTGTGATGTGATCGGCATCATCGAAGGCGGAGAGTTGATCGCTTGCGGAAACGTCGAGCAAATCTACAAGCAGATGCAGGGGCATAAGGTGTTGAAAATTCGCCTGAGCGACCGGGCGGAGGAGCTGGCGGCCAAGCTTGAAGCGCTGCCCGTCATCGATCAAGTGCGGGTGGAAGGGCAGATCGTAACCGCAGGCTTTGCGGGAACCGAGGAGGAGCAAGCCGCCCTGCTGGTTGACTTGATTCAGTCGGGCTTTCCGCTGCTGTCGTTTGCCGAAGGAGAAGGCAATTTGGAAGAGATCTTCCTGGAGATCACGAAAGGAGTAGGCTCATGA